In one Phyllostomus discolor isolate MPI-MPIP mPhyDis1 chromosome 8, mPhyDis1.pri.v3, whole genome shotgun sequence genomic region, the following are encoded:
- the LOC114503586 gene encoding putative tripartite motif-containing protein 61, with protein MDFAASLFELQAEASCPLCLDYLRDPVTTECGHSFCHSCIQQRWEDLQDIFPCPVCLHHCPDRNIKKNTQLCHITDIVKQIPPTGRERELQEEKPLCVKHHEVLTLFCEEDLELLCPQCSASSDYEDQPLIPIEEAAASYRRKLQRYVVHLSVEIEDAEVGYEYQTAKTLQVMRKMEYWKRELHYEYKELKCSLELEQEQINSIYLWKRRMLKKN; from the coding sequence ATGGACTTTGCAGCCTCCCTCTTCGAGCTCCAAGCAGAGGCcagctgccccctctgcctggatTACCTGAGAGACCCAGTGACCACTGAGTGTGGACATAGCTTCTGTCACTCCTGCATCCAGCAGCGCTGGGAagatctccaggacatctttccCTGTCCTGTCTGCCTCCACCATTGCCCTGACAGGAACATCAAGAAGAACACTCAACTATGCCACATAACTGATATTGTTAAGCAGATTCCCcccacagggagggagagggaactgCAGGAAGAAAAGCCCCTGTGTGTGAAGCATCATGAGGTTCTGACCCTGTTCTGTGAGGAGGACCTGGAGCTGTTGTGTCCCCAGTGCAGTGCCTCATCAGACTATGAGGATCAGCCCCTGATACCCATTGAGGAAGCTGCAGCTAGTTACAGGAGGAAGCTCCAAAGGTATGTTGTGCACCTGAGTGTGGAGATTGAAGATGCAGAAGTGGGATATGAATATCAAACTGCAAAAACTTTACAGGTGATGAGGAAGATGGAATATTGGAAGAGGGAGTTACACTATGAATATAAAGAACTTAAGTGTTCCTTGGAATTAGAGCAAGAGCAAATTAATTCCATCTACTTATGGAAGAGAAGGATGTTGAAGAAAAACTGA